In the Cydia splendana chromosome 2, ilCydSple1.2, whole genome shotgun sequence genome, one interval contains:
- the LOC134803277 gene encoding uncharacterized protein LOC134803277 isoform X1, producing MKLRFLTGILFIIATHIHVSDCNSTKNNYDKSPMERRQILVRKIINKLTALSLSSFANASLKETPQIMKNIRNQLKLASKFTGARGDKYVEILMDGIKSIVASKNKLGEIESANAIDSENFEKYDLRNTRYSNIDSSDKPKAAHVSEKYEENECDCSCVEERLCLKISYLDKFICTKDGNVISLAQVCDGENDCTDHSDEEQCKIHANNKLSEAKRLINEIKNILPIHCLEVQNSVDKVVMKTRKETLTNVLKKQFEVLNSVAPIKGQKKKGKPFKKVNEIAQIVSSVEAALEGGLCIREKYKAEISRRNGLSLDENVEVVPNNKKTWAPPVCTCTGQFCLLNNCTSACNNTCWQRFSLWQWQCESVVGARSVPIDLVCDGKVDCSDESDEKECTTGAGADKFKATEIYNSIIELLSSKMASSPQVNKIINLQEAVKNLQAQSMKEEIDTAAIKHWRDEAFSGLFSIYDGVLNMADNVLEVDAGYESLMAVSRKLVEAMKYSKTGNERVAPTNECHCMADKCLVADCSVACVRFCAVKANITQYSCKGNSTTRVPVQNLCNRKRDCPEGDDEQDCQIDICRNHNLLVLRNKIQNYRHDRWGHALAEILDSWKTKTISSILVIEGKDRSTRHGLEKLVAETLHDLAQVYATLPKLTRRSTDGTMPAFLQLSRLIRDTLRDCTI from the exons ATGAAATTACGGTTTTTAACGGGAATATTGTTTATTATTGCTACTCATATTCATG TTTCAGACTGTAATAGTACGAAGAATAATTATGATAAATCTCCCATGGAACGTCGCCAGATATTGGTAAGGAAAATAATTAACAAACTCACTGCATTATCTTTGTCCTCGTTTGCAAATGCTTCTCTCAAAGAAACACCACAAATAATGaaaaacataagaaaccaatTGAAATTGGCTTCTAAATTCACTGGAGCACGTGGCGATAAATACGTAGAGATACTAATGGATGGCATAAAATCAATCGTAGCCAGTAAAAACAAATTAGGTGAAATTGAGTCTGCAAACGCAATCGACTCAGAAAATTTCGAAAAATATGATCTAAGAAATACTCGTTACTCAAACATTGACTCAAGCGACAAACCAAAAGCTGCACACGTGAGTGAAAAATACGAAGAGAATGAGTGTGATTGTAGTTGTGTTGAAGAAAGACTTTGCCTAAAAATATCATATTTGGATAAATTTATCTGCACTAAAGATGGGAATGTAATATCGTTAGCACAGGTGTGCGATGGAGAGAACGATTGTACAGATCATTCTGACGAAGAACAATGCAAAATTCATG CCAACAATAAACTTTCCGAAGCTAAACGACTAATAAATGAAATCAAAAACATTTTGCCTATACACTGCTTAGAAGTACAAAATAGTGTGGATAAGGTTGTAATGAAAACTCGAAAGGAAACATTGACCAATGTCCTCAAAAAACAATTCGAAGTCTTAAATAGCGTTGCACCCATTAAAGGACAGAAGAAAAAAGGAAAGCCATTCAAAAAAGTTAATGAGATTGCTCAAATAGTGAGTTCCGTGGAAGCAGCACTTGAAGGGGGCTTATGTATCCGAGAAAAATATAAAGCAGAAATTAGTCGCAGAAATGGTTTGTCACTAGATGAGAATGTAGAAGTTGtgccaaataataaaaaaacatgggCCCCTCCAGTTTGTACATGTACTGGACAGTTTTGTCTACTAAACAACTGCACATCTGCGTGCAATAACACTTGTTGGCAGCGATTTAGTTTGTGGCAATGGCAATGCGAATCCGTTGTTGGTGCGCGCAGTGTGCCTATAGATCTTGTATGTGATGGTAAAGTCGATTGCTCTGACGAATCCGATGAGAAAGAATGCACTACAG GTGCAGGGGCAGATAAATTTAAAGCTACAGAAATTTACAATTCAATTATTGAATTACTATCTTCTAAAATGGCATCTAGCCCTCAGGTTAACAAAATTATTAACTTACAAGAAGCGGTTAAAAACTTACAAGCACAGAGTATGAAAGAGGAAATAGATACGGCTGCAATAAAGCATTGGAGAGACGAAGCCTTTTCAGGGCTATTTTCTATTTATGACGGTGTGTTGAATATGGCTGATAATGTTTTGGAAGTAGATGCTGGATATGAGTCTTTAATGGCAGTCAGCCGAAAACTTGTTGAAGCAATGAAGTATTCGAAAACGGGAAACGAAAGAGTCGCACCCACCAACGAATGTCACTGCATGGCTGACAAGTGTTTGGTGGCCGATTGTTCGGTGGCGTGCGTGCGTTTCTGCGCCGTCAAAGCTAACATCACCCAGTACTCGTGTAAAGGAAACTCGACTACAAGAGTACCAGTACAAAATTTGTGTAACCGCAAAAGAGATTGTCCAGAAGGAGACGACGAACAAGATTGTCAAATAG ATATTTGCCGTAATCATAATCTACTGGTGCTTCGcaataaaattcaaaattacaGACATGACCGCTGGGGTCACGCATTGGCAGAAATACTTGACAGCTGGAAGACTAAG ACTATTTCCTCGATTCTGGTGATCGAGGGGAAGGACCGATCGACACGGCACGGACTAGAGAAGCTGGTAGCGGAGACCCTGCACGACCTGGCGCAGGTCTACGCCACTCTGCCGAAGCTCACCAGGCGCAGCACCGACGGTACCATGCCCGCTTTCCTGCAGCTGTCTCGACTTATACGAGATACACTCAGAGATTGCACGATATAA
- the LOC134799205 gene encoding small ribosomal subunit protein uS3m — MNTSIIKMFQSKLSLGSLAHRSILDSHLHTSAALCRVVSGKYRITKKRDRPLTYEMANPPHYIAHRKSWNSWNTSSLKDGLRKSETAVEDEFIRRFMTGTWHGLVCSEVIIKRQFNHIRVAAIIRRAVSPTKMYFLLGYTEELLSNWLQCPVTLELQTVDSFKDVVFKYI, encoded by the exons ATGAATACATCAATTATAAAGATGTTCCAA TCTAAGCTAAGTTTGGGTTCTCTAGCACATCGGTCAATATTAGATTCACACTTACACACCTCTGCTGCCCTATGTCGTGTGGTGTCGGGCAAATACAGGATAACTAAGAAACGGGACAGACCTTTGACCTATGAAATGGCCAACCCTCCACATTACATTGCTCACCGAAAGTCTTGGAACTCGTGGAACACCT cTAGCCTTAAGGATGGCCTGCGAAAATCTGAGACAGCTGTGGAAGATGAGTTCATCCGCAGGTTCATGACGGGCACCTGGCATGGCCTTGTGTGCAGTGAG GTCATTATAAAACGTCAGTTCAACCATATCAGAGTAGCAGCGATCATACGACGAGCAGTGTCCCCCACTAAGATGTATTTCCTGTTGGGCTACACCGAGGAACTGCTCTCCAATTGGCTCCAGTGCCCTGTGACTTTGGAGCTTCAGACTGTGGACAGTTTCAAGGATGTTgtgtttaaatatatttaa
- the LOC134803277 gene encoding uncharacterized protein LOC134803277 isoform X2 — translation MKLRFLTGILFIIATHIHDCNSTKNNYDKSPMERRQILVRKIINKLTALSLSSFANASLKETPQIMKNIRNQLKLASKFTGARGDKYVEILMDGIKSIVASKNKLGEIESANAIDSENFEKYDLRNTRYSNIDSSDKPKAAHVSEKYEENECDCSCVEERLCLKISYLDKFICTKDGNVISLAQVCDGENDCTDHSDEEQCKIHANNKLSEAKRLINEIKNILPIHCLEVQNSVDKVVMKTRKETLTNVLKKQFEVLNSVAPIKGQKKKGKPFKKVNEIAQIVSSVEAALEGGLCIREKYKAEISRRNGLSLDENVEVVPNNKKTWAPPVCTCTGQFCLLNNCTSACNNTCWQRFSLWQWQCESVVGARSVPIDLVCDGKVDCSDESDEKECTTGAGADKFKATEIYNSIIELLSSKMASSPQVNKIINLQEAVKNLQAQSMKEEIDTAAIKHWRDEAFSGLFSIYDGVLNMADNVLEVDAGYESLMAVSRKLVEAMKYSKTGNERVAPTNECHCMADKCLVADCSVACVRFCAVKANITQYSCKGNSTTRVPVQNLCNRKRDCPEGDDEQDCQIDICRNHNLLVLRNKIQNYRHDRWGHALAEILDSWKTKTISSILVIEGKDRSTRHGLEKLVAETLHDLAQVYATLPKLTRRSTDGTMPAFLQLSRLIRDTLRDCTI, via the exons ATGAAATTACGGTTTTTAACGGGAATATTGTTTATTATTGCTACTCATATTCATG ACTGTAATAGTACGAAGAATAATTATGATAAATCTCCCATGGAACGTCGCCAGATATTGGTAAGGAAAATAATTAACAAACTCACTGCATTATCTTTGTCCTCGTTTGCAAATGCTTCTCTCAAAGAAACACCACAAATAATGaaaaacataagaaaccaatTGAAATTGGCTTCTAAATTCACTGGAGCACGTGGCGATAAATACGTAGAGATACTAATGGATGGCATAAAATCAATCGTAGCCAGTAAAAACAAATTAGGTGAAATTGAGTCTGCAAACGCAATCGACTCAGAAAATTTCGAAAAATATGATCTAAGAAATACTCGTTACTCAAACATTGACTCAAGCGACAAACCAAAAGCTGCACACGTGAGTGAAAAATACGAAGAGAATGAGTGTGATTGTAGTTGTGTTGAAGAAAGACTTTGCCTAAAAATATCATATTTGGATAAATTTATCTGCACTAAAGATGGGAATGTAATATCGTTAGCACAGGTGTGCGATGGAGAGAACGATTGTACAGATCATTCTGACGAAGAACAATGCAAAATTCATG CCAACAATAAACTTTCCGAAGCTAAACGACTAATAAATGAAATCAAAAACATTTTGCCTATACACTGCTTAGAAGTACAAAATAGTGTGGATAAGGTTGTAATGAAAACTCGAAAGGAAACATTGACCAATGTCCTCAAAAAACAATTCGAAGTCTTAAATAGCGTTGCACCCATTAAAGGACAGAAGAAAAAAGGAAAGCCATTCAAAAAAGTTAATGAGATTGCTCAAATAGTGAGTTCCGTGGAAGCAGCACTTGAAGGGGGCTTATGTATCCGAGAAAAATATAAAGCAGAAATTAGTCGCAGAAATGGTTTGTCACTAGATGAGAATGTAGAAGTTGtgccaaataataaaaaaacatgggCCCCTCCAGTTTGTACATGTACTGGACAGTTTTGTCTACTAAACAACTGCACATCTGCGTGCAATAACACTTGTTGGCAGCGATTTAGTTTGTGGCAATGGCAATGCGAATCCGTTGTTGGTGCGCGCAGTGTGCCTATAGATCTTGTATGTGATGGTAAAGTCGATTGCTCTGACGAATCCGATGAGAAAGAATGCACTACAG GTGCAGGGGCAGATAAATTTAAAGCTACAGAAATTTACAATTCAATTATTGAATTACTATCTTCTAAAATGGCATCTAGCCCTCAGGTTAACAAAATTATTAACTTACAAGAAGCGGTTAAAAACTTACAAGCACAGAGTATGAAAGAGGAAATAGATACGGCTGCAATAAAGCATTGGAGAGACGAAGCCTTTTCAGGGCTATTTTCTATTTATGACGGTGTGTTGAATATGGCTGATAATGTTTTGGAAGTAGATGCTGGATATGAGTCTTTAATGGCAGTCAGCCGAAAACTTGTTGAAGCAATGAAGTATTCGAAAACGGGAAACGAAAGAGTCGCACCCACCAACGAATGTCACTGCATGGCTGACAAGTGTTTGGTGGCCGATTGTTCGGTGGCGTGCGTGCGTTTCTGCGCCGTCAAAGCTAACATCACCCAGTACTCGTGTAAAGGAAACTCGACTACAAGAGTACCAGTACAAAATTTGTGTAACCGCAAAAGAGATTGTCCAGAAGGAGACGACGAACAAGATTGTCAAATAG ATATTTGCCGTAATCATAATCTACTGGTGCTTCGcaataaaattcaaaattacaGACATGACCGCTGGGGTCACGCATTGGCAGAAATACTTGACAGCTGGAAGACTAAG ACTATTTCCTCGATTCTGGTGATCGAGGGGAAGGACCGATCGACACGGCACGGACTAGAGAAGCTGGTAGCGGAGACCCTGCACGACCTGGCGCAGGTCTACGCCACTCTGCCGAAGCTCACCAGGCGCAGCACCGACGGTACCATGCCCGCTTTCCTGCAGCTGTCTCGACTTATACGAGATACACTCAGAGATTGCACGATATAA